A DNA window from Cottoperca gobio unplaced genomic scaffold, fCotGob3.1 fCotGob3_64arrow_ctg1, whole genome shotgun sequence contains the following coding sequences:
- the LOC115006178 gene encoding LOW QUALITY PROTEIN: dnaJ homolog subfamily A member 3, mitochondrial-like (The sequence of the model RefSeq protein was modified relative to this genomic sequence to represent the inferred CDS: deleted 2 bases in 1 codon): MASSAARLTSRWSSTGQLCGRFLTVPVRHAGVCSATTLQTHRGGTPGSRSSGRVTHGDVVTLRRGTGCSPHGLACHSFHTGCSFTSKQDLYDVLGVSRSATQKDIKKAYYQLAKKFHPDTSPDDPEAKDKFAKLADAYEVLSDELKRKQYDAYGAAGFDPSRGGAAGQQQYYKAGGSNIDPEELFRKIFGEFTGGGGFADINNMFKQRPEFVMELSFSEAAKGSDKELSVNMDDVCPRCVGKGNEPGTKVSHCHFCNGTGMESIITGPFTMRTGCRRCAGRGSIINTVCALCRGSGQTKKRQTVTVPVPAGVENGQTVRMSVGNKEIFITFRVQRSPVFRRSGVDLHSDVLISVAQAVLGGTATAPGLYQPISILVPASCQADQVIRLQGKGIRRMNSYSYGDHYVHIKIRVPK, from the exons ATGGCGTCCTCCGCTGCCCGGCTGACTTCACGCTGGTCATCTACCGGACAGCTTTGCGGTCGGTTTCTCACCGTCCCCGTCAGACATGCTGGAGTTTGTTCGGCGACGACATTGCAGACACACCGGGGAGGGACACCGGGCAGCCGGAGCTCCGGTAGAGTCACACACGGAGATGTCGTGACATTGAGACGAGGGACAG gctgcagcCCCCACGGCCTCGCCTGCCACTCCTTCCACACCGGCTGCAGCTTCACAAGCAAGCAGGACCTCTACGACGTGTTGGGCGTCTCCCGCTCGGCCACTCAGAAGGACATCAAGAAGGCGTACTACCAG TTGGCAAAGAAGTTCCACCCGGACACCAGTCCAGACGACCCCGAGGCCAAAGACAAGTTCGCCAAACTGGCCGACGCCTACGAG gtgctgaGTGACGAGCTGAAGAGGAAGCAGTACGACGCGTACGGAGCGGCGGGCTTCGACCCGAGCCGCGGCGGCGCAGCGGGCCAGCAGCAGTACTACAAGGCG GGGGGGTCCAACATCGACCCCGAGGAGCTCTTCAGGAAGATCTTTGGAGAGTTCACCGGAGGGGGGGGCTTCGCAGACATCAACAACATGTTCAAGCAGAGACCGGAG TTCGTGATGGAGCTCAGCTTCTCTGAGGCGGCGAAGGGTTCGGACAAGGAGCTGAGCGTGAACATGGATGACGTCTGTCCGCGCTGCGTCGGGAAGGGCAACGAGCCGGGAACCAAAGTGTCTCACTGTCACTTCTGCAACGGCACCGGGATG GAGTCCATCATCACGGGTCCTTTCACGATGCGCACCGGCTGCCGACGCTGCGCTGGGAGGGGCTCCATCATCAACACGGTGTGCGCTCTGTGCCGGGGGTCCGGACAGACCAAGAAGAGGCAGACGGTCACCGTCCCGGTTCCTGCCG GGGTGGAAAACGGTCAGACGGTGCGCATGTCAGTCGGGAATAAAGAAATCTTCATCACATTCAGG GTCCAGAGGAGCCCGGTGTTCAGGCGCAGTGGCGTGGACCTCCACTCCGACGTGTTGATCTCTGTCGCTCAGGCCGTGCTGGGGGGCACGGCCACGGCCCCCGGCCTCTATCAGCCCATCAGCATCCTG GTTCCGGCCAGTTGCCAGGCGGATCAGGTGATCCGGCTGCAGGGGAAAGGCATCCGCAGGATGAACAGCTACAGCTACGGAGATCACTACGTACACATCAAGATCAGAGTGCCAAAGTAA